In Pseudobdellovibrio exovorus JSS, the genomic stretch CAATGGGATGATGAAGGCTTAGGCAGACTAGTTAATTTGATCAGCAGAAGTTCGACATCAGCGCGATGGTTGAGCCTGATAGTTGATGAATGTTGATGTGCCTTGTGCCTAAAGTTAGGTGTCGGCATGATGTACCAACACCTAACATTGGGCGGAAGACACCCAAAAAGATCTACAATCCCGGATACACTTCGTCGATCTTTTTTAGCCATTCTTCCGGCACTGTTTGCACAGCTAAAGCCGCCGCTTTTTCGCGCTCTGGTTGAGCCAACAAAGTGGACAAATAGCGTTCGGAATAGCTGGGAACAATCACGACGATTTTCTTACCTTTGTTTTCGGGCAATTTTGCCAAACGCAAACCCACAGTAATCGACGCGCCGGATGAAATTCCCACGGGAATCCCTTCGCGCTTGATCACCTCACGGGCCATCGCTAAGGCTTCGTCACTGCTCACTTGCTCGATTTGATCGACCACTTTTTTATCGTAAACACGTGGGACAAAACCCGCGCCGATACCTTGAATTTTATGAGGCCCACCTTTACCACCAGATAATACCGGAGACTCCGTCGGCTCTACCGCCACCATCTGTACAGAAGCTTTGCGTGACTTCAGCACTTGGCCCACGCCACTGATCGTTCCCGCTGTTCCGACCCCAGAAACTACGATGTCCACTTGTCCATCGGTGTCTTTCCAGATCTCTTCAGCTGTGGTTTTGCTATGAACTTCTGGATTTGCTTTATTTGTAAATTGTGATGGAAAAAAGGCGTTGGAGTTTTCACTGACCATTTGCATCGCTTTTGCGATAGCTCCACGCATTCCATTTGCTCCCGGAGTTAAGACAAGCTCGGCTCCCAGTAAAAGCAATAGCGTGCGGCGCTCTTGAGACATGGTTTCTGGCATCACTAAGGTTAGCTTGTAACCTTTGGCAGCAGCGACAAAGGCCAAAGCGATTCCGGTATTGCCAGAAGTGGGCTCGATGATTTCCATTCCTTGTTTTAAGGCCCCAGATTTTTCAGCATCCTCAATCATATTCAAACCAATACGATCTTTGACCGATCCCAATGGATTGAAGAATTCTAATTTCAAATAAATATCGGCAACTGAATCCGCATTGAGCCTTTGCATTTTAACTAATGGTGTACGGCCGATTGTTTTGGTGATGTCAGAGTAGACTTGCATGGGGGACCTCGCATAAAAAATTAACCTAAACTCAGTTTATTTTAACTCTTGTCGTCTATGGTGGGCAGTCTAGTTTCAGTGAAACATAGAGGAAACTGCTCCTTGAAATTGCGGCGTCGCATCTGGCTTCATATATTATGTGGAAAAAGCTCTTTCGACACGCTGACTTAAAGACTTCACCTCAGTAGCCACTGTCCGGATAAACGAGTAGGCCGAAGTTCCCTGAAATAGCTTGGCTTGCTCGTCAGCCTGCGCCAGAAGAGTATCCACGATAGGCAATGCGATCTCGCGTCGTAATTTGTCGTAACTGTAGTTGACGTCGTTTGCCAACTGCCTCCAATGATTTTCAGATAAGTTCGCTCCGTCAAATAGGCCTCCGATACTCATGGCCTGATTTTTAGTTAAGTTGCTGTAGATCCGAGTACAAAGCAAATCGTAAAACGGACTTAATCGCCAACGGCGATCCGCCGACATTAAAAAAGAGATATTTTTACCGTGGTGATCACAATTGCCAACACAGACATTGAACACTAACCATTTCAGCAACTGCTCTAGGTCCTCTAGCGGGGAAACACTGATATCTTCAACAAAATTAAACGCCTGAACAAATGTGGGACCACCCTCTTCTTCGTATTTTTGCTGATAGGAAATCCCCATGGCTTGGCAAAGATCCTCTTGATGCAATCTTTGCGGCAGTCCTTTTACTTTGCCCTCTGTCCGGTCATAGCGCTCCACCAGCAATCCCGTAAACGTGCCATGCCGTACCAGCTGCACAGGCATCATCTTGAAGTCGCAATCTAGTGCCAACTGAGAAATATAGTATTCATTTTCAGTCAGATAGGCGTAGTCTTTACTGGGAAATTTCAGAATATGCGAGCTCGGGGCTCCACCACTGGGAAGGAAATACTTCCCACCCTGCACCGATAGCGCCACTTTGTCTTGGGCTCCAGCCAAACTAAGCCTGATATCTTTTCCTTCAAATCCCAGATAAAAAATCGGCTGCTCAGCATAGATGCGAGATATTTTCGCCAAACTGATCGGGATATATTTTTCCGACTCTGTTTGGGTCGATTCGCCCGCAGAGCCTATAGTAAAAGCACCGGCACAATCTTCGCCCAATGCCTGCAAAAGCGAAAAGTCATTCTCTTCGCTGACACCTAAGCGCTTCGCGATCAGCTTACGCAGCTTTCCTTCCGGCAAAAGATTCCCGAAATAAACCGCAGCACCCTCAACATAAGTCACGGAATCCAACGGAAGACTGTGGGATAAAGCGAAAGAGCGGGGATCCGTTAGCCATTCCTTTGTGTATTCAAAACAAAGTTGGCCTTCAAAATCCAGATATAGCTTTCCTATTGGCCGTGAATCATAAAAAACAGCTAAGGATGGCACCATGGTTAAACCTCCGACTCACGATCCCCGATTTGCAGCTCAAAGCCCATACGGTTCAGAACTCGCAATGTCAGCCCCAAGTCGTAAGTTTCTTTTTTTCCACCCTCGAGCTCAGAAATAAACCGTCTCCCTACCCCACACATTTCCGCCAGATCTGTCTGAGACAGTTTTTTCTTTTTTCTTTTTTGCTGAATTAATCGGCCTATGTCTTTGGGTTTGTTTACTTTTGCCATATACAAATGATCCCGTACGGGATCAAAATAGTCAATATTTAATAAATGATCCCGTACGGGATCAAAATGAGTAAAAGTAGTGTTCTGTTCCCGTACGGGAACAAAATAGCTCTGGGTGAATCTGCCGAGCCAGCATTTGATTAAAGAGGCCTGTCTATTATTGAAGAAACGGCCTTTATAACTTCACTCACATTTACATTATTAATATCATCCGGAGCTGATTCTTTAGACGCCGCGGTAACAACCACAGCTTGTGTTCCAAATGGTCCCCAGATGACAGCGTTACTTTCAGCTGGATTCCGCTCTTCACGATAAACAGCGACCACTTTCTTTTTTAGAGCCGAGGCTACATGCACCCATGCGGTGTCGGGAGTAATTAAGATGTCCGCCTTATTCAAAATCGCCATATTTTCCTGAAGAGTCGAAAATTCGGGATTATGAATCCATCGGCTGTCTGGCGCCTCAGATATCCACTCATTTAGAATTCTATGGTCCCCTATATTGGCCACACTTAGCACGCAAGCCTCGGGCCACCGCTGCAACAGTTCACTGACAATTTTCTTTGTCGTTTGTAAATTAAAATTTCGCAGTCGAGCCCCAGCAAAACTGTTAAGAACAATGATCTGCCGATATTTTTTGCGCAGATCTTGTAAATAAGCCTCGGCTTTTCGCGCCGACTCTAATTCAATATTCACCTGATAACTCAAATCTGCCTTGGACAGCTTCATCGCCGTTAGCACTTTTTGATAACGATCTGTGATGTGCTCGGCATGAAAATCAATAGAAAGACAGTCGGAAAAGATCCCTTTCATTTTAAGATTTTCAAAAGAAATTTTTCGGAAAGCCTTCAGGAAACTATTCAAAAAAATCACCTGTGGGGTTAAGATATGTGACGTATTGACAATGTAGGCGTAACTATTACGTTTCAATTGCGCAAATAACGCCAACGTCGACCCTATCCCTTTTTGACCAATCAGAACTTGATCGATAAAACTCAGGGACTGATAAATCTCAGCGGCTCCTTTGTTGGTGGCGACTATAAGTTGATAATCAGGATATGAGTTTTTAATAGCTCTTAAAAACCCTGTGGCCGTTACACTGTCCCCTACCTTGCCATCTAAGCGCAAAACTAAAATCTTTTTGTCAGCTTTATCTTCAGTTAGAAACCTTGAAAAGGGACCAAATACAAACCTCGCCATTTGTAGTTTCCACGCACGCATTTTGTCGATTCTTTTGTGGTTCCAATGGCGGATGCGTTGGTTTAAGGTCATAAGGGTATTATCTAAAGCCCGACATGTTAAGGCAACCTGTTTTCAATGATAATGAGGACAACTTAACTTACCTCTAAGGGTTCAGAGTACGGACGGATCTTGAGTTCGTCAGGCTGCGCTCTTATCAAAGGCTGTCATAATCTTGCAGAGTGTATCTAGGGATGGATTACCTTGCTTACCCGTGGCTTCATACACTACAGTACGGCTTAGTCCTGTCCGACGACAGACCTCTAGAATATTATGAGTTCTTACGTACCCGGCCAGTATTTCAATAAAAGCTTCTCGGTCACCATCGAATAAGGACTCTGCGAGAGCTAATTTGATTTCTTTATGGTTTTTAAAAATGTGACTTGGGTCATGCGGTATCAGTTGCAACCCGTTACTGAGCATGAATTTTCTCGGCGATCTTTTGTGCTTTTTTGATATCTTTATCTTGCCCATTTTTATTACCTCCTAGAATCAAGAACACTGCCATGCTCTGCAATATTCAGCAAGCGACCGTCAATTTGCGCTCTGACTTTTGGACTCTGCTTCTTATACCAAACTGTATACTCTTCTGTTGCAAGAAATACAGTTAGTCTTGATTGTACGCTATTCCGTACAAAATAGCAAGCCCATTTGTTATCCATAAAACACCTTCAGCAAGAAGGCTGTACAAAGGAATTACCAATGTCTGAAGCTACCTATTCGAATAGAGTAAATTTTCCGAAATGGGATTTCAAAATACGGACAAAGTGCATTTGCGGGAAGACTTCAAATAACTTCTATTCGTGTTGGCGTTTCATCCACTGATACGTCGAAACGCAGATTTCTTTTAATGGGTCTTCAAAGCGGGATTTCCAGTTCAGATGTTGTTTTAATAATTGTGTGTCCCCGACTAGGTAAGCCGGATCTCCTTGACGACGTGGTGCAGTTTTCTTTTGAATTTTTACATTGTTGTACTTTTCAAAATTTTCTACGATTTGATGGATTGAAAATCCCTCTTCATAACCACAATTAAGAATTAAAGATGTAAAATTTTTTTTGAAGTATTTTAAACAGGCTATGTGAATATCTGCAATATCTTCAACGTGAATGTAGTCACGTACACAGGTACCATCATTTGTTGGATAATCGTGTCCATTAATATTGAATGGTCTATCCTCAATAGCCGCTTTTGCCAAATGAAAAAATAACCGTTGCGAGCCCTGCCCACGTGGTCCATTGGTTAAGTCCTGCCTCGCACCAGCCACATTGAAGTAACGTAAAATTATATAGTTGATTTTTGAATGACAAATCAGCTCCTCACAGGCCAGCTTTGTACGACCATAAGGATTTATGGCTCTCTGTTTATCAGTTTCCTTCAGTTTACCCCTTCCATTCACATCACCATAGATTGTAGAGGAAGACGAAAAAATTAGATTGGAAACTTTAAACTCCTTACAGCAACTCAAAATATTTTTCGTGCCGATGATGTTATTTTCTTCGTAGTCTTTTTCGCGAGAGAAGGATTCTTCAACTATCGCTAGACCAGCCAAGTGAATCACATAAGAAAACTTATGTTTCGCAAAAATTTCCCGTAAAGAATTTTTATCACGGATATCTGTTAGATAAAATGGAATACTGGGGTGTAAAGCTTCACGATGTCCATTAGATAAATTGTCGAGGGCTATGGCATTGTAACCTAGGTTTTGTAATTCGTTAGCTGTATGAGAGCCGATATAACCGGCGGCACCGGTAATAAGAATATCCACAACAATAAGTATTACTTAGCCGGCAGATATTCTTTTACTGATTTTCTTAAAATTTCTATAACTTTACCTGCATCCTGCTCATCACAACCAACCTTTAATAACTCAAGCAAGCCCATCAAATCTGAAAATTCTATAAAGTCCTCATCGGCTTTCATTATTCTTGGATGTTGCGTTATACCCACATTGTATCCAATCAAAAGCTCTTCATACAATTTCTCACCCGGCCTTAAACCAATATATTGAATGGCTATGTCACCCCTTTTAGTTTCAGGGTCTTTAACTTCTAGGCCACTTAGCACAATCATTTTTTTTGCTAGATCTGAGATACGTACTGACTCACCCATATCGAGAACAAAAACCTCTCCACCCGCTCCCATCGCACCAGCTTGCAAAACAAGCTGAGATGCCTCAGGTATTGTCATAAAATATCTTGTGACTTCTGGATGAGTGACCGTCACTGGGCCACCATTACGTATCTGCTCTCGAAACAGTGGAACAACAGATCCTGACGAACCCAAGACATTTCCAAATCTGACCATGCAAAATCGCGTAGATGGCTTTTTACTAGCCAATGCTTGTAAGATTAGCTCTGCAAGCCTTTTTGTAGCACCCATAACATTGGTAGGCCTCACCGCTTTATCAGTGGATATAAGTACAAATGTTTCAACCTTTTGATCAATCGCCGCTTTGGCAACATTTAAAGTTCCAAAGACATTATTCATAACTCCTGCTACTATGTTAGCTTCCACCAAGGGTACATGCTTGTATGCTGCCGCATGATATATCGTCTTAACATCGTATTGCCGTATAACTCGATCAACAGATTGCTTGTCTAAAACATCGCCTAAAATAGGAACCACTTCAGCATGGCAACAGAGCTCAGACAGCTCTCGTTCAATCTTATATAATAAATACTCTGACCTTTCGAATAAAATCACGCGAGCGGGGTGATGTCTTAATATTTGCCTACATAGTTCAGATCCAATCGAACCTCCAGCTCCAGTAACTAAAACAACTTTTTTCTCTATACAAACGGATATTAAATGTTCAAACGGCGGTACTGGATCGCGACCTAGTAAATCTTCAATACCTACTTCTCTAATGTCATCAACCTTCACTTGCCCAGTAACCAACTCCCCCATACCTGGGATTGTTTTTAAGTGAATATTTTTGCCTTCAAAGCGTCGTATGATCTCACGACGCTTTGATCGTGGTGCCGAGGGCACGGCTAGTAATAACTGATTGCAGCCATATTGTAACATGGTTTCTTCAGCTAGCTTCGGATTAAATACACGTATCCCCGCTATAGTCGTCCCGTGTAACTCGACGTTATCATCAAAAAATAATACAGGCTTATACTCTGGGCCGTTCATCAAAGCTAAGGCCGTCTGAAGCCCCGCCTTGCCTCCACCGTAAATAGCAACTTTCTGCTTGTAGCGTTCCTTAGACTCTAGCGAAAGCAGAATTCCTCTTGCTAAATATCTACTTGCGGCAATGTAAAGCGCAGAAAGTATCCAATAAATAATAATTGAAGAGCGCGGCAATCCTTGAACCCGTGTCATTGTCACTATCGTTGTCAACAAAAGCACCGAAATAGTTACCCCATATAACACTGTTTTCATAATTTCAGTGTCTACATAGCGTATCACAGCCCTATAAAGACCCAATCGCGCAAAGATCGGAATGGTAAATAAAGGTAAAACACCGAATAACCACCAATAATCTTGAACATACGGCTGAAATGTCCCAAAACGAAGTGCAACTGCCGACCATAAAGCTAATGGTAAAAGAATTAGATCACTAAAAAGCACTATTAAAATTTTGATTCGTCGAGGTAATCGGGCCACTGACATATGCATGCAACAATACTAATTAAATATCTGATTACTTGCAATCTATTAGGTTACTATTCAATTTTCTGCCTTTTTATGAAGAACTCTTGCATCAATGATACACAAGCAGCACAACCAATCACTCCCCCAAGCGATATGTAACCAAAGCGCAATCTATAAAATGTAGCCATGTTGACAGTAGAGGCAGCTAAAACAAGTAAAAAAAATGAAGCTATTAGCAAGGGAACCAATATGGGCCATTTAGACCGAGTAATCATATAAAATAGCGCAATAGATAGAAACAGCAAATTCAACCCAGTTTCCAATATAGAAAAGTAGTGAAACATGGTCCAATTTTCCTTTTTACTCAAAAATACTATGGGTTCAACATATGCTAACCTCAACAATATCGGGATATTACCCAAAGCATAGCTCGGGGTATCTACCCGCAGGTCAGTATATGCTTGCATCTCATAATATGCCTTATCTCTACTTTCTGGGAAATTGGCGACAGATCTCAAGCGTATTATTTGAATATTACATAACTGACGCCTAACAATTTCGGGGAAGAAGCGATCAAAAGAGTTCTCAGGCTGACAAAACTCTGTCTCTTCTTGCTGATGCGCCACGGCCCTTGATGGTAAGACAGTCCCAGCAGGCACTCCTCTGCTCTGGTGTAATGCTCCTATATGGCCTATTTTTTGACCGACAAAAAGTAAGACTAACGAAATTAAAAGCAAACATACCGAGCGTTTAAGAGCCTCTTTAGTTTTTAAATGAACAGCCAAATATAGAGCCAGACCCACAATACATATTGAGTAAAAATTAAGTAGATAAGTTCTAAATATCAATACTAACACTATACTTAAAAATAAAGTTAGATAAGACGTAAACCTTTTTTTTTCCTTCAGGAACTGATCTAATATAAAGACGACAAACAAGTAAAATGAGAGAAACACTAATCCGTCCCTATGAACTTGGGAATAAAGCACTGAAGCTGTAGGAACTGCAAAAAACACTAAAATTGCTACACACGCAGATAACGACGAAAACTTCAGTCTTTGCAAAATTATAATTAAACACACACAACTCAGCGCATGAACCAGAGCATTGAACGGAAGCAGCACCCAAGGTTCATATATGTCTGTGATATAATAAGCTGTTCCTAATAAGTACACAGGAGAGAGCTCTAGCGGAACTAGCTTAAAGTTAAACCCCGTAACTTTAGCAGTTTCCGCAAACTGAATTGCCATCTCATGAAAATAAACCCAATCCCCTTGCGTAAGACCATGCCCCCAATAAGTACCTGAAAACCAAACTGGATAAATATAGAACTGAAGTAAAAG encodes the following:
- the cysK gene encoding cysteine synthase A: MQVYSDITKTIGRTPLVKMQRLNADSVADIYLKLEFFNPLGSVKDRIGLNMIEDAEKSGALKQGMEIIEPTSGNTGIALAFVAAAKGYKLTLVMPETMSQERRTLLLLLGAELVLTPGANGMRGAIAKAMQMVSENSNAFFPSQFTNKANPEVHSKTTAEEIWKDTDGQVDIVVSGVGTAGTISGVGQVLKSRKASVQMVAVEPTESPVLSGGKGGPHKIQGIGAGFVPRVYDKKVVDQIEQVSSDEALAMAREVIKREGIPVGISSGASITVGLRLAKLPENKGKKIVVIVPSYSERYLSTLLAQPEREKAAALAVQTVPEEWLKKIDEVYPGL
- a CDS encoding type II toxin-antitoxin system HipA family toxin — translated: MVPSLAVFYDSRPIGKLYLDFEGQLCFEYTKEWLTDPRSFALSHSLPLDSVTYVEGAAVYFGNLLPEGKLRKLIAKRLGVSEENDFSLLQALGEDCAGAFTIGSAGESTQTESEKYIPISLAKISRIYAEQPIFYLGFEGKDIRLSLAGAQDKVALSVQGGKYFLPSGGAPSSHILKFPSKDYAYLTENEYYISQLALDCDFKMMPVQLVRHGTFTGLLVERYDRTEGKVKGLPQRLHQEDLCQAMGISYQQKYEEEGGPTFVQAFNFVEDISVSPLEDLEQLLKWLVFNVCVGNCDHHGKNISFLMSADRRWRLSPFYDLLCTRIYSNLTKNQAMSIGGLFDGANLSENHWRQLANDVNYSYDKLRREIALPIVDTLLAQADEQAKLFQGTSAYSFIRTVATEVKSLSQRVERAFST
- a CDS encoding helix-turn-helix domain-containing protein, producing the protein MAKVNKPKDIGRLIQQKRKKKKLSQTDLAEMCGVGRRFISELEGGKKETYDLGLTLRVLNRMGFELQIGDRESEV
- a CDS encoding glycosyltransferase family 9 protein, with product MTLNQRIRHWNHKRIDKMRAWKLQMARFVFGPFSRFLTEDKADKKILVLRLDGKVGDSVTATGFLRAIKNSYPDYQLIVATNKGAAEIYQSLSFIDQVLIGQKGIGSTLALFAQLKRNSYAYIVNTSHILTPQVIFLNSFLKAFRKISFENLKMKGIFSDCLSIDFHAEHITDRYQKVLTAMKLSKADLSYQVNIELESARKAEAYLQDLRKKYRQIIVLNSFAGARLRNFNLQTTKKIVSELLQRWPEACVLSVANIGDHRILNEWISEAPDSRWIHNPEFSTLQENMAILNKADILITPDTAWVHVASALKKKVVAVYREERNPAESNAVIWGPFGTQAVVVTAASKESAPDDINNVNVSEVIKAVSSIIDRPL
- the galE gene encoding UDP-glucose 4-epimerase GalE encodes the protein MDILITGAAGYIGSHTANELQNLGYNAIALDNLSNGHREALHPSIPFYLTDIRDKNSLREIFAKHKFSYVIHLAGLAIVEESFSREKDYEENNIIGTKNILSCCKEFKVSNLIFSSSSTIYGDVNGRGKLKETDKQRAINPYGRTKLACEELICHSKINYIILRYFNVAGARQDLTNGPRGQGSQRLFFHLAKAAIEDRPFNINGHDYPTNDGTCVRDYIHVEDIADIHIACLKYFKKNFTSLILNCGYEEGFSIHQIVENFEKYNNVKIQKKTAPRRQGDPAYLVGDTQLLKQHLNWKSRFEDPLKEICVSTYQWMKRQHE
- a CDS encoding polysaccharide biosynthesis protein, with the translated sequence MHMSVARLPRRIKILIVLFSDLILLPLALWSAVALRFGTFQPYVQDYWWLFGVLPLFTIPIFARLGLYRAVIRYVDTEIMKTVLYGVTISVLLLTTIVTMTRVQGLPRSSIIIYWILSALYIAASRYLARGILLSLESKERYKQKVAIYGGGKAGLQTALALMNGPEYKPVLFFDDNVELHGTTIAGIRVFNPKLAEETMLQYGCNQLLLAVPSAPRSKRREIIRRFEGKNIHLKTIPGMGELVTGQVKVDDIREVGIEDLLGRDPVPPFEHLISVCIEKKVVLVTGAGGSIGSELCRQILRHHPARVILFERSEYLLYKIERELSELCCHAEVVPILGDVLDKQSVDRVIRQYDVKTIYHAAAYKHVPLVEANIVAGVMNNVFGTLNVAKAAIDQKVETFVLISTDKAVRPTNVMGATKRLAELILQALASKKPSTRFCMVRFGNVLGSSGSVVPLFREQIRNGGPVTVTHPEVTRYFMTIPEASQLVLQAGAMGAGGEVFVLDMGESVRISDLAKKMIVLSGLEVKDPETKRGDIAIQYIGLRPGEKLYEELLIGYNVGITQHPRIMKADEDFIEFSDLMGLLELLKVGCDEQDAGKVIEILRKSVKEYLPAK